The DNA segment AAAGCAAAAAGAACTTGATGAAGCGTTAGCGCAGGCTCAAAAGCAAGTTTCCCAGGAAAAACCGAAAGCCGCTTCTCGCCCCAATCAGGAATTAAAGGCCCAGCTGGTGAAGGCGCAAGCAGATCTTAAAAAAACATCTCGGGAAGTTGAGGTCTTGACCCAAAAAAATAGTGAAGCGCAGAAGGCGCAACAAAAAACCGTGGAAAAGATTTCTGCGCAGCAAAGCGATTTGCAAAAACGTAATCAACAGCTTCAAGAAAAGGTCAACAAGATCAATGAGCAAAGATCTTCCCAGAACGTTCAACCGGCATCAACAGCGTCGCAAGAGGCTGTGAAATTATTAGAAAGCCTGCAGGCTGAGCGTCAGGATCTACAGATCAAAGTAACCGATCTTGACGGAGCCATCGCTGTTTTAAAGCGGCAAAATGCCATGACCGAGGCCTTGCTGGACGCGCAGAAGGAAGTGTATGTTAAAGAAGCGACGGAATCAGCTCTCAAAGATATTCCCCAGAGCAAAGGGGAAGCGGAGGCTATGGCCTATGCTTATGCCGCGCAAGGGTTGTATCCTCAGGCCGCTGTTTGTTATGAGCAAGCCTTGAAATTGGGCGCTTCCAAGAAAGATATTCATTTTAATTTAGGGTATGTTTACTATCAGATGGGAAATCTTGACGACGCCATCAAAAGTTATCAAAACGCTTTAAAGGTTGACCCCAAAGACGACGAAGCCAAGCGTAATTTGCTCAAACTACGCAAAGAACT comes from the Candidatus Omnitrophota bacterium genome and includes:
- a CDS encoding tetratricopeptide repeat protein, with the translated sequence MRVYILITLAFVSFVPVAFLKAEEPATATDIRAVESVWKESVVDLKDSVDVLLQKNDELTSGNEALRKEALDTQDLIKAAKDENANLENEPGRITKAIDETVLKTKELQKTLKNAQSELSALEKKKTDLETELSNLEKKQKPWEAQVEELKAKAIAIELDTQLQRSALDKEAAEKKSQVDSLKEQLSQSQQKQKELDEALAQAQKQVSQEKPKAASRPNQELKAQLVKAQADLKKTSREVEVLTQKNSEAQKAQQKTVEKISAQQSDLQKRNQQLQEKVNKINEQRSSQNVQPASTASQEAVKLLESLQAERQDLQIKVTDLDGAIAVLKRQNAMTEALLDAQKEVYVKEATESALKDIPQSKGEAEAMAYAYAAQGLYPQAAVCYEQALKLGASKKDIHFNLGYVYYQMGNLDDAIKSYQNALKVDPKDDEAKRNLLKLRKELSQKKSKAAK